The proteins below are encoded in one region of Kazachstania africana CBS 2517 chromosome 6, complete genome:
- the KAFR0F01000 gene encoding uncharacterized protein (similar to Saccharomyces cerevisiae YMR196W; ancestral locus Anc_6.286) → MNKVREELVGSTVEEKKLEENRTHKKYWYRWGPYMSERSWATVREDYSADGDAWSHFPFEHANARVFRWGEDGLFGVSDNKQLICLSLALWNGKDIRLKERLFGLTGHQGNHGEDVKELYYYLDNTPTHSYMKALYKYPFMKAYPYDELVQENGKRGYLDKELEINEMEGYFKNEKENDTPYFDVFFEMAKGDDNPNDLNFRITVHNRSEIHAGQLHVAPQIFFRNTWAWDSNIKNKPCLKKVTDSSNLIDVTHQKYGTRKIVFQPSPGFTADGSKRADIEPKLLFTENEPNFVKLFNSSKNPAPYSKDAVEEYVVKGNTEGTVNPDNEGTKAAAVYYFPNIPPGECVTIRYKFTDDPENTIFNSNELSVINEEAFDTIFENRKEEADNFFWRVNPSPINPEMRNIQRQAFAGLLWTKQFYNFTFDAWYNGDPSIKPSPPPNRANGRNSNWKHIYIDDILSMPDKWEYPFFASWDSAFHCIPLSMIDPDFAKRQLDLLTREWYMHPNGQIPAYEWNFNDVNPPVHAWATYRVFKIEKSLYNREDFVFLERVFQKLLLNFTWWVNRKDTQGKNLFEGGFLGLDNIGVFNRSEPLPTGGTLEQADSTGWMAFFSLQMLNIALELAKRNPVYEDIASKFFEHFILISDTMSFEYAIDTSHGEFQKVVKQNLWNEHDKFYYDAISWGGPYREQLPIRSLVGLIPLYASMTLESSLVRQFPGFKKRVDWFINNRPEIFGRNVANMAETGIGERVLLSLVTKDRLEAILTRMLDESEFLSDYGIRSLSKYHEVHPFRMNVHGKEYCVKYLPGESDSGMFGGNSNWRGPIWFPTNFLITESLQRMFLYHGPDFKVECPVGSGKYLDLSEVADELSSRMIAMFLPDGKKEGERAIYTGSQSKFLSNDPYFKNYVTFYEYFDGDTGRGVGASHQVGWTSLVAKWISDVGANCTKVTTTENSINTLVTEKKLTLPKSSKSFNGLTTTNRDTTAGVKAHVSEATTINKLKEQMELLNFDDNRDTDLTSKNHAELACHL, encoded by the coding sequence ATGAACAAGGTAAGAGAGGAATTGGTCGGTTCAACCgtcgaagaaaagaaactaGAAGAGAATAGAACCCATAAAAAATACTGGTATAGATGGGGCCCATATATGAGCGAAAGAAGTTGGGCTACTGTTCGGGAAGATTATTCTGCTGATGGTGATGCATGGTCACATTTTCCCTTCGAACACGCAAATGCTCGTGTCTTTCGTTGGGGTGAAGATGGTCTTTTCGGTGTTTCTGACAACAAACAATTGATCTGTCTTAGCCTGGCCCTATGGAATGGTAAAGATATTAGattaaaagaaagattatttGGTTTAACAGGTCATCAAGGTAACCACGGTGAGGATGTGAAAGAactgtattattatttagATAATACTCCGACTCATTCTTATATGAAAGCATTGTATAAGTATCCTTTCATGAAGGCATACCCATACGATGAATTAgttcaagaaaatggtaAGAGGGGCTATTTAGACaaagaattagaaattaatgaaatggaaggatattttaaaaatgaaaaggaaaatgatacTCCATACTTCGATGTCTTTTTCGAAATGGCTAAAGGTGATGATAATCCgaatgatttgaatttcagaATCACTGTTCATAACAGAAGTGAAATTCATGCAGGCCAATTGCATGTCGCGCCACAAAtctttttcagaaataCTTGGGCCTGGgattcaaatataaagaataaACCTTgtttgaagaaagtgacTGACTCATCTAATTTAATCGATGTCACACATCAGAAATATGGAACtagaaaaattgttttccAACCTTCTCCGGGGTTCACTGCAGACGGATCCAAACGTGCAGATATTGAACCAAAATTACTATTCACTGAAAATGAACCGAACTTTGTGAAGTTATTCAACTCTTCAAAGAACCCTGCCCCATATTCTAAGGATGCTGTCGAGGAATATGTTGTAAAGGGCAATACAGAGGGTACAGTAAATCCAGATAATGAAGGTACAAAAGCTGCTGCCGTTTACTATTTCCCCAATATCCCTCCCGGCGAGTGTGTCACAATCAGGTATAAATTTACAGATGATCCCGAAAATACCATCTTCAATTCCAACGAGCTATCTGTTATTAATGAGGAAGCCTTCGACACTATTTTTGAGAATCgtaaagaagaagcagatAACTTCTTCTGGAGAGTTAATCCTTCACCAATCAATCCAGAAATGAGAAACATACAAAGGCAAGCCTTCGCTGGTTTATTATGGACCAAacaattttataatttcaCCTTTGATGCATGGTATAATGGTGACCCAAGTATTAAACCAAGTCCTCCCCCAAATAGAGCCAATGGTAGAAACAGTAATTGGAAACATATTTACATCGATGATATCTTATCGATGCCAGATAAGTGGGAATATCCATTTTTTGCCTCCTGGGATAGTGCTTTCCATTGCATCCCACTTTCCATGATTGATCCAGACTTTGCTAAACGTCAGCTAGACCTATTAACAAGAGAATGGTATATGCATCCAAATGGTCAAATTCCTGCATATGAATGGAATTTCAATGACGTCAATCCACCCGTTCATGCATGGGCTACATATCGTGttttcaagattgaaaaaagtttGTACAACCGTGAAGACTTCGTCTTCTTGGAACGTGTTTTTCAGAAATTATTACTAAACTTTACATGGTGGGTTAATCGTAAGGATACTCAAGGTaagaatttatttgaaGGCGGTTTCTTAGGTCTGGACAATATTGGTGTTTTCAATAGATCAGAACCCCTGCCTACTGGAGGTACTTTGGAACAAGCAGATTCAACTGGATGGATGgcatttttctctttacAAATGTTAAATATTGCTCTGGAACTAGCAAAGAGGAATCCTGTTTATGAAGATATTGcgtcaaaattttttgaacatttcattttgattAGTGACACAATGTCATTCGAATATGCGATTGATACATCACATGgagaatttcaaaaagttgtCAAACAGAATTTGTGGAATGAGCATGACAAATTTTACTACGATGCCATCTCTTGGGGAGGCCCATACAGGGAACAGCTTCCAATTAGGTCATTAGTGGGATTAATTCCATTATATGCCTCTATGACGTTAGAGTCTAGTTTAGTCAGACAATTCCCTGgatttaaaaaaagagtgGATTGGTTCATCAATAATAGACCGGAAATATTTGGTAGAAATGTTGCAAATATGGCAGAAACTGGCATTGGCGAAAGGGTTTTACTATCTCTTGTGACCAAGGACAGATTGGAGGCAATTCTTACGAGAATGTTGGACGAAAGTGAATTTCTTTCAGATTATGGTATTAGATCACTATCTAAATACCACGAAGTGCACCCATTTAGAATGAATGTCCATGGTAAAGAGTATTGTGTCAAGTATTTACCGGGGGAGTCCGATTCAGGTATGTTCGGCGGTAATTCCAATTGGAGAGGACCTATCTGGTTCCCTACTAATTTCTTAATCACCGAATCTTTACAAAGAATGTTTTTGTACCATGGTCCCGATTTCAAAGTTGAATGTCCAGTTGGCTCAGGTAAATATCTAGATCTATCTGAAGTTGCTGATGAATTAAGTTCACGTATGATAGCCATGTTTTTACCTGACGGCAAAAAAGAAGGTGAACGTGCAATCTACACAGGCTCACAATctaaatttctttctaatgATCCCtatttcaagaattatGTCACATTTTATGAATACTTTGATGGTGACACTGGTAGAGGAGTAGGTGCATCGCATCAAGTAGGTTGGACCTCTTTGGTTGCCAAATGGATTAGTGATGTTGGTGCTAATTGCACAAAGGTCACAACTACTGAAAATTCTATCAATACTCTCGTGACAGAGAAGAAGCTTACATTGCCCAAGAGTTCCAAATCGTTCAATGGTTTGACTACGACCAATAGAGACACAACAGCAGGTGTCAAAGCTCATGTTAGTGAAGCTACTACGATAAATAAACTAAAGGAGCAAATGGAACTCTTGAATTTCGATGACAATCGTGATACAGACTTGACGTCCAAGAATCATGCAGAGTTAGCCTGCCATCTGTAG
- the YAH1 gene encoding adrenodoxin (similar to Saccharomyces cerevisiae YAH1 (YPL252C); ancestral locus Anc_6.288): MLKAVCRPNTLSRASIVLKSPNFRLLSRTMTAYQFSVRTSLNNSLVVSNSQRMHFSTAQLLQHGHIKKPVPGEELKVTFVLKDGSQQTYDACEGETLLDIAQGHNLDMEGACGGSCACSTCHVIVDPDYYDALPEPEDDENDMLDLAYGLTETSRLGCQLKMSKDIDGIRVALPQMTRNVSSNDFK; encoded by the coding sequence ATGTTAAAAGCTGTTTGTAGGCCTAATACTTTGTCAAGAGCAAGTATTGTTCTAAAGAGTCCAAATTTCCGTTTGCTATCTCGAACCATGACAGCGTACCAATTTTCTGTCAGGACTTCTCTGAATAATTCTCTGGTAGTTTCCAACAGCCAGCGAATGCACTTCTCTACAGCACAATTATTGCAGCATGGCCATATCAAAAAACCCGTGCCTGGGGAAGAGTTAAAGGTCACATTTGTGTTAAAAGATGGCTCTCAGCAAACATATGATGCCTGTGAAGGCGAAACGCTGTTAGATATAGCTCAAGGTCATAATCTGGATATGGAGGGTGCCTGCGGTGGATCTTGTGCATGCTCTACATGCCATGTTATCGTTGATCCTGATTACTACGATGCATTGCCTGAACCAGAAgacgatgaaaatgatatgCTGGATCTAGCTTACGGTCTTACTGAGACTAGTAGGCTTGGATGCCAGCTCAAAATGTCAAAGGACATAGATGGAATTAGAGTTGCACTACCTCAAATGACAAGAAATGTCAGCAGCAACGattttaaataa
- the ATG41 gene encoding Atg41p (similar to Saccharomyces cerevisiae ICY2 (YPL250C) and ICY1 (YMR195W); ancestral locus Anc_6.285): MSVASSNSYYSVQDEDALFPLSFSNSQETPLLSHSITSNLSESSSYEDELLLNSPLLHPHDNSLYTHSNKPQSESVHCTNNDDDEFMFSLDQDNSYFKSQKVQDFSNSANKVSYDFESYPEAFMNAAQQNYRIWLSSV; this comes from the coding sequence ATGTCAGTAGCAAGTTCAAATTCATACTACTCAGTACAAGACGAAGATGCTTTATTCCCACTTTCATTCAGTAACAGTCAAGAGACTCCATTGTTATCACACAGCATTACTTCAAATCTAAGTGAATCTTCTTCGTATGAAGATGAGTTACTATTAAATTCTCCACTATTACATCCTCACGACAACAGCTTATACACACATTCAAACAAACCACAAAGTGAAAGCGTGCATTGCACTAATAACGATGATGACGAATTTATGTTCTCATTAGACCAAGATAACTCATACTTCAAGAGTCAAAAGGTACAAGATTTCAGTAACTCGGCTAACAAAGTGTCATACGACTTCGAATCATATCCGGAAGCATTTATGAATGCTGCTCAACAAAATTACAGAATATGGTTATCTTCAGTATAA